The sequence CGATTGTGAGACCTTTGTTTACATTTCAAATAGGGTTTCTGCTGATTTTTTGACGCCCCGTGTCTAGACGCAAGGCTATTCTCTTTCGGGGCGCTCTAAAACGCCCAGTGGAAAAGTTGTTTATTGGTCTCTAACATACTGAAATTATTAGGCTTATCTTGCCAGTGGTCGTTTTGGTCGTTTTCGTCTTGAAAAAAACGACCACAACGCCCTACCTAAAGTCGCCATGGCCCATGACAGACTTACAACGGCAGACGCTGCCAAGATTGCAGGCGTTGCAACCTCCACTATCAAGCGTTGGGCAGACCAGGGTCTATTGCGGTTCACGAGAACGGCGGGCGGCCACCGGCGCTATGCGCGGGGTGTCCTGGAGAAAATGTTGAGCGCTGAGGATTCAGTCGTCGTTGCACCTTGGGTCAGTGATTGGATTGAGTGCTTGGAGCAAGCACAGCGTTACGAAATTGACGGCCGGCTCTTGGGAGCAAGAAGCCGTCTAGGAAGCTGGGCGGGTGTGGTCGATGAGTTGACTGAAGTGGTCGGTGAATTGGACCGCCGCTGGATGACCGGTGAGATGACCGGTCTGGATCAGCGCAGTATTCGAGAGTCGCTAAAACGCGGTTTGAACCGCGTTGCCGATGGACTTCCGGTAGCCCTCACGGGACCGAGATGCTTGTTGGCTTGCGCCGAAGGTGAGGAGTCCGATTTGGGGATTTCTCTGGCGGAGCTGGCATTGCGAGAGTGCGGTTGGCAGCCGGTTTGGCTTGGGTGCGGTGCACCTCTGGCTGAAGTGATTCGAGTTTTAAGGGAGTCCGAAATTGAGATGGTGTGCGTAACAGCGTCTTCAATGTTGGGTAGCCCGACCGAGCTAAGAAGCTTTGCTGCTCAATTTGAGCAAGCTTGCAGTGACAACGGTTCGAGGTTGATTTTGACAGGGTTAGGCTCGTGGCCGCTTAAACCCGACTATGGCACAAGGCTTAAATCTTGGGATGCCATAGAGGAGAAAGTGACCGCTCTGAATTTCAAACGCTGAAGGCGTTTGGAGCTGAGTGGTAGGGACGTGCAGGTGTCAGTTGAAAGTGCTCGAAGGCTCAGTGAAGTTTTCAGCGCATCTAAAACTGAGGACACCAAAAGAATGAACAAGCCGAACGATATCTATCGAGCGGCACCAAAAGGATAAGATGATGCTTATGTTATGGCTCTCTAAAGTAGACAACCCTGTGAGGTTCTTTAAAAACGGATTTCAAACACAGACAGTGATTACGCTGCTATGTGCTTTGGCTCTTGGTTCTATGACCGCTGGTTGTTCAGATGATGAAGACGAAGTGGAAGGCATCACGGCGGATCCATGTGCGCTTGAAACTCTGCCATTGCAAAATCGTACACGATTCCCCGTGGGTGAAACATTCTATCTGCCTACGTTCCCGAACGCCGAGCTTTGCGGCGAACTCTCGTGGACCATCGCCAACGCGGCATCAGGAAATGCCAATGAACTCGTTGCAGGTAAAGATGGTTATTACCGTTTTACACCTCACGTGGAAGGCTCCTATTCATTCGTAGCGACTCATCCTGAATCTGGTGAGTCTATCGAAGATTCAGTCGAGGTTGTACCCGGTGTGGGTCAGCCCTTTCATAACTATAACTATTACCCA comes from Deltaproteobacteria bacterium and encodes:
- a CDS encoding MerR family DNA-binding transcriptional regulator yields the protein MAHDRLTTADAAKIAGVATSTIKRWADQGLLRFTRTAGGHRRYARGVLEKMLSAEDSVVVAPWVSDWIECLEQAQRYEIDGRLLGARSRLGSWAGVVDELTEVVGELDRRWMTGEMTGLDQRSIRESLKRGLNRVADGLPVALTGPRCLLACAEGEESDLGISLAELALRECGWQPVWLGCGAPLAEVIRVLRESEIEMVCVTASSMLGSPTELRSFAAQFEQACSDNGSRLILTGLGSWPLKPDYGTRLKSWDAIEEKVTALNFKR